ataagttatataagtgttttgataattttacttataagtcagaattttttttatttaaatgaactaaaataaataatttttaagtaattcatgaattttaaattaaatgaacttttaaaaacatatttttttaacaataaagttaataaaaagtaaaaaatcaaaataaattgagaaaagataattttttactaatatttaacttattaacttataaattataaatttaacttACAAATTGGGTCGacaaatatttataaataatttattatcaACTTATTAGGACTCGTAAGTTGGAAACAAACAGGGTAGTACTATCTAATGTTTAATTACATTTTCGTACTGAACTTTATATTGCATGATACTTGTGTATACTTTATTGAATCCTATTAATTTACTATGCAGATAAATAAATGGTGGTTAAATttatatttcaaatattatttaattaattgtattaattattagatattttagatatttagtaataaatttattattaaaaaatatattattttaaaattatttaataatagaATAGTGAAATGATGCAGCTAATTAATGGGAATGTAATTTACCCATCAAGTAGTAATTTGTTTTAATATAGGCGTAAATCttatataatggctagtttactTTAAATTTAATATAAGGGAAAAAACTGTACAAGTTTTTTACAAAATATAGGTGTCTTTTTCGGCGCTTAGCATTCCGTAGGTTTGGTCCAAAATCGGACCGAATCGAATAGACCGAAAAACTGAATTatcattttttcttggaccgTACCAGATCGAAATTGTATTATGGACCGGAgagaaccgaaccgaaataattcggtttggttcggttttggaccgaatggaccgaatttttttcaaaataaaattgtattaaaattttaaactaaaaattatataatctATAATATTATTAAAGTAAGTTGATATATAAACCAATTAACAAAGACCAAGTTTTCATCATCGAGGATTTCCCCATGGAAAGGGAGAGAGACGTACTCACTATATCCCTCCTAGAGCATGGTCTGAGAAGTGTAAAACGTGCGGAGACGGGCTGCTTTCAAACAATGACCCCCCAACATAACTAATAAGGAGGTGAACCTAATTTGTCACCTTGACCATTGAGCCAACTCAAGTTACCCAACTCTTCAAGACTCCACATGCATCATGATTATAAGCAATTTCTGACACCACTAAATCTCTACATTGTGTAATACTGTTATGATAAAACAATTATTTTCTTGACTTTAAGCTATTCTTATTTTattgaataaattaaaaaaaatgcaTATTAAATCATGAATATGAACAAATATAATTTCCCACCGCAGCAGTCACAAGAGTGATGTAGGTCTCTTGAGCCATGTCCTGGGTTACTCTGACACTAATAATTGCAGCATCCCTACAATGCTCCTTCCGTACACGCGCTTCACATAGCTGGCCACTCTTTTCATTTGAACAAGTCTTCCTTTCTTTTTTCATTCATTATTATATCATCATATATCTCATCATCATTTCTATTGCTTTTGTTCATATGTACTTGTCGTACTACTATATATATGTTTGCATGCACCTTCTAAATCATCAGCTATTACATATTCTCTCAACATTACACTCCATCCAAGTTTTAACCAATACCAGACATATTACATCTATATGGGTCGCGGTTTTGCAGTGCTGAGAAAGCTTCTAATGTGTGGGAAGAAAAGCCTAATCTTTCCATCCGAGGTGCAGTCATCAGTTCCAGAAGGACGGATTCGTGTAGTAGTGGGGAAGGCTAAAAGCGATGAGGAAGTGGTCGAGATAGAAGCTCATTATTTGAACCATCCTCTGCTGGAGAGGTTGCTTAGTCTCACAAGGGAAGAGTATGGATACTCGTACCAAGGGGCCCTTAGAATAGCTTGTAACATCCATCTTTTTCGATACCTTCTTCACCAACTTGATGGAAGAAATCCTAGTGCACATTACATGGATCTTCCTCATCTCATTTTAAACTTCTCAAAATCAAGCTATGGAAGTCACTGATCTCATCAATATGATCATACAAATTATACAAAGTAGAATTAGCTATTCATATATGTACATGTGTCGGTCGGGGTTCAACAATATTAATTGCAACCTCTACATTATGTTATGTGTCACTACTTTAATTCCTTAATTTTTTTCCGGTCAGATTGTATTGGAAATCTTACAAGTTTTTGGCATGTTATGCTAAGTAAAAGTTCGATAACAATGCAATATTGAACAAAATCTATCGTACTGCTAAGTTTATGCTGCAGATATTATAGACAGTACGTACTTGTGTAGTTTGTAGAATACGAATAATACACCAAGCAGATACTTTAAAGATTCTCTCTAAATTGTGGGATATAAGATTTTCAATCTGCAGCACTCGCCCCCCATGGATCAGTCGCCTTTGACAATTTTTAAGTCTCCAGCAAAGTCTTAACCATATGCGAGGCCCCAATTGTTTAGAATATAATTCTTTCTGATGCAGTGTCAGCCAAGAATGGGCTTCAGAAAAGCTACAAAGATTATCACTGAACCAAAATTTAACACCGACACTGAATACTTCTGCTCTATGTTCTTCATtttgttggaataatcttaaatttagttattaattatttgtttatttttattattagatatttagcaataaattaattattagagaaaaatattattttagaattgtttagtagtggggtagtaGAGTTGTGGAGTAAATTAgggacatgtaatttacccattaattagtagtggttagtttgggtagtaattagttttaatatgtttgtaaaacctatataatggctagtttaccttgagttttataacaagaaatatagcagtacaagttctctgcaaaatgtaggtgttttttttcttttttctctaaGGTTTTACAACTTTGGCATCAGAGCCATATGATCCAGGGCTTATAAAACTCTTATAaaaatacacatatatatatattatccttaATATTTTCCATGGCATCAAACAATTTCTCCGTCTCTATTCCATTATTCAAAGGAGACCATTATAATTCATGGGCTATCAAAATGAAATCATTTTTGAAAGCTATGAGTTTGTGGGAAGCAATTGAGAGTGATGTTGAGCCAACCCTTCTTCCACAAAATCCAACAACAGCCCAAATCAAAAAACGTGATGAAGAAGTGGCAAGAGAAGCAAAGGCACTTTCATGTCTACATTCGGCTGTGTCAGAAGAGATCTTTACAACTATTATGGGTTGTGATACTCCTAAAGAAGCATGGACAAAAATTAAGGAAGAATTTGAAGGCAACCAACAAACCAAACTGATGCAAATTCTGAACCTCAAGAGAGAGTTtgagatgatgagaatgaaaaaTAATGAAGGCGTCAAGGAATATGGGAGTATGTTGATGTCCATTGTTAACCAAATCAAACTACTTGGTGGAGATTTCTCAAGTCAAAGAGTTGTGGACAAACTTTTAGTGACTCTTTCTGAGAGGTATGAAACTAAAATTTCCTCACTTGAAGATACTAAAGATCTTTCGAAATTAACTGTTTCAGATTTGATCAATTCACTTCACACCGTGGACCAAAGGAGATCAATGAGGGAGGAAGAAATTGGAGGAAAAAATGAGGGACTGCTTTTAGCTAAAGTTTCATTCTCAAAAGGCACAGACAACAAAGTTCAATGCAACCATTGTCATAAGATGGGACATGAAGAAAAAGACTGCTGGTACAAAGGAAAGCCACAATGCTACAAATGCAAAAAATATGGGCATCTAACAAAGAATTGTAGATttcagaatgatgaagaagatttcagaatgatgaagaaaggatgacacaattgatcgagggagaaccactcatttagagttgtggagagaaagtgctccaaagtgtttttggagagaagtgctccaaagtgtttttgatgaGAAAGTGCATAAAAATTGATGGtgatgagaagtgcatcacagACAAAGAGAAAGTGAttcgtaaatttaagattatgggggtgaatgttggaataatcttaaatttagttattaattatttgtttatttaattattagatattttagatatttagcaataaattaattattagagaaaaatattattttagaattgtttagtagtggggtagtggagttgTGGAGTAAATTATgaacatgtaatttacccattaattagtagtggttagtttgggtagtagttagttttaatatgtctgtaaagcctatataatggctagtttactTGAGTTTTATAACAAGTGCAAGcaaaatgtaggtgtcttttttTTCTAAGGTTTTACAACACATTTTACCTTGAAATAGCCGTGTCAGACACTTGACACTTGGACATAGATACCCGGACTTGGACACTTATTTTAAGCCATAAACAtgtaaatttttaaaatgtttcCGAGTCTGACACTTGGACACGTATCCATATCGGATACTTGTAGccgagtccgagtaacatagcTTTTGCTACATACATTTACAGAATCCACCTTTTTCCCGAATTTACAAGAACTGTGAAATAGTATAGGAACTGGTTTTGATAATAGGtgataataattttaattttttttaaataaattatgaaacttatattgGATAGTGGAATGTATTTTACATTTGGTTCACATTACTGGTGCCGCTCTAATCCACTGCACTAAACAACTAACAATGATTAACTTGTCATCATTAAAGAATCTTCAATATGATCATGGGACGCAGATTTCACATGAGTACACATATGACGATGAAGTTAGAAATACCTTCAAGTATAGTATAACAGTACGATTATGATTAAAGAACTAACATCGTAAGTTCAGATATTGTGTTACTTATAGCATTATTAGTTAATTAGTTGCTTATTTCAAGTAACTTGGAATAATTTGATTCTTCCGGTGTAGCAGTGACAACAGATTATTTAACTCTGATACTAATAATTGCACCATCTCCATGTATAATCATCGTCCATACTGCGTGTTTTTTATAGCTGGCCACACTTCACACCATGCCAACACCTTCCTATTTAAATATGCATGGAATTCACGCTCATTCCTCTGTAGTTCTGCTGAGTCTTCCTTTCTATTTTTATTCATTTCTTTATCACCTGTAGATTATTTATATGCAATCATTTATATTGTTTTTGTCCATACTACTAGTAATATAATTACTATATATTTGTATACATAATGCACTTTCAAAAGTCATCAGCCATCATCATATATTCTCTCAAAATACCAATCCCTCCAAATTTTAAAATATCTATACGGAGGGTGGCTTTCCTAAAACTATTATTTTAGCAGCACTTTTGTCAGCAAGAATGGATGGTGTAAGTGGCCTTGGAGTGCTTCTGATGCATATATAGGAAGAGGAGCTTAACATTTTCCTGTGAGGACAATTCATTAGTGCCAGAAGGACATATTCGTATAGTGGTGGGGAAGGCTCAAAGCGAGGAGGCAGTggtgaaaatggaagctcattaTATAAACCATCCACTGGTAAACAAGTTGCTTGGTGAAGAGTATGGGTATTCATATGAAGGTAATAGCCTGTGACATCCATCTTTTTCGAAACCTTCTTCAACAACTTGATGGAACAAATCCATGAGCGCATTACATGGATCTTCCTCATCTCATTTAGAACTTCGAAGTCATTGATATGGTCAATTAAATTATCACATCACATATCAACAAATTGTACAAAGAGAAGCTATACATATATGTCATCTGTTGGGATTGAGGTTGGCTAATGTAAAGTGCAACCTTCTAATTACATTTCGTTATTTCAGTTCATTTTTTGATCTGTTAAAAAGAATTGTTAATCTGGGGAGTCTCTCACATTTTATATGACCTAAAGCTGAATTATAAAATGCACTTGTTTAGTTTTTACAACATTGATCACACTTGGAAAACAAAATGTTCAATATTAGTACTAAAATTCACAGATGATTAGAGTATAAACACCTGTCCAAAGTACTACCGATTTTCACAAATCACAATAACATTTATTTTACCAGCATATTTTTTAACAACAAACACTACAGGACAAAACCGACCACACATAACCGACCGACATCGATTTGGCGACGCAGTTTTGATGATGTGGTAGAGCTAAAACCGATCACACGCTGCTGGTGGTCGGTTATAACAGATAAATACGACGTAATTTTGCTGATGTGGCACATGTAAAACCGACCACATTTATGGGTCGGTTAAAACCCTAGTTAGAGGCTTTCAAAACCGACCAACTGCATCGGTCGGTTATAggtaaaaatataaaattaatataaagtACAAAAAAATGTACCTGTTATATGCAGAACGATGTCGTTTTACTGTAGTTTTTATAACTGACTGTCGTCGTCGGTTTAAAGCAATTTTTTTTTTGTGTTATGTCTTTCATTTCTTGAAATTGGGGcaaaatatataaaaaaacaaCTAAGAGAGAGAATTGAAGAGAATTGAAGTGGAGGAATAATAGAGAAATTGTAAGTTTTTCTCATTTATTGTAattaatgtgtgtgtgtgtttgtgtgtgttgtATGTATTAAATGCATTTTGGTAATGTATTgaatgtttttatttttttatgaaatgcatgttaaatatattttttatgaGAAATTGAAGTTATTCTCATTTATTGTTAtcaatgtgtgtgtgtgtttatgtttgtgtttgtgtaatgtatatattttatgtattgaatgtttttaattttttatgaaATGCATATTAAATTATTAGTAGATGGAAACCATTGATCGAAGTTGGATTGGTAATCAATTGAAAAGTGATAAAATTTCATTGACTCCGGAATATAGAATTGGTgtagaaatatttttaaaatttgctCTTGAGAATGGAATGGAAAAAGATGGTACAATGAAGTGTCCTCGTAAACgttgtaaaaatttgaattggtTAAAATTTGATGATGTTAGATTTCATTTGGTCGCTAAAGGGATGCTTGAGGGTTATACCGTGTGGACGTCGCACGGTGAAAAGATAGGAAGAAAACGTAGTCGAACATCACATCATCGTCGTTATGTTCGGGAACCTCCTAGAGTAGAAGAACCGGTAGATTTGAATGCGATGTTACATGATTTTGCCAGTGAAAATTATGAATTTTATGACACTACAGATACGGGAACTATGAATGTAGAAGAAGCTCCAAATGATAGTGCTAAAAAATTGTACGAGGTTATTGTTGAAAATGGAGCAACTATTTATCCCAGTAATACAAAGTACACAAGATTAAGTTTTACCACAAAATTATTGGAATTCAAAAATAACTCTCATTGTAGTAATAAAGCTTTTGATAGTTTGCTTAAACTTCTTACGGATGTGTTACCAAAAAAGCATACATTACCTGAAACTTATTATGtaatgaaaaaaattatgaaggatttgagggttgaatataaaaaaattgatttatgtgagaatgattgtatgttattttatggagatgacaaggaTAAAGTTGTGTGTGATATATGTGGTGAAGATCGTTATCGAGTTGTTTCTAGGAAAGATGGTAAAAAAATACCAAAAAAAAATTTAAGACACTTTCCTTTGATTCCTCGACTACAATGCTTATATATGTCGGCACATACATCCCATCACATGAGATGGTACAAAAATAGAGATGTGAAATTAGGAGAAATTAGTCATCCTGCGGATGGAGAAGAGTGGAAAAATTTTGACTGTCGGTATTCATCATTTGCTCAAGAGATTCGTAACATAAGGCTTTGTCTTGTGACCGATGGTTTCAACCCTTTTGTCCCCACTGAAAAAAAAAACATATAGTTTGTGGCCCGTGGTGATAGTTGCCTACAATCTTCCACCATCAA
The sequence above is drawn from the Apium graveolens cultivar Ventura chromosome 2, ASM990537v1, whole genome shotgun sequence genome and encodes:
- the LOC141693919 gene encoding auxin-responsive protein SAUR15-like, whose translation is MGRGFAVLRKLLMCGKKSLIFPSEVQSSVPEGRIRVVVGKAKSDEEVVEIEAHYLNHPLLERLLSLTREEYGYSYQGALRIACNIHLFRYLLHQLDGRNPSAHYMDLPHLILNFSKSSYGSH
- the LOC141693926 gene encoding uncharacterized protein LOC141693926, with the translated sequence MSLWEAIESDVEPTLLPQNPTTAQIKKRDEEVAREAKALSCLHSAVSEEIFTTIMGCDTPKEAWTKIKEEFEGNQQTKLMQILNLKREFEMMRMKNNEGVKEYGSMLMSIVNQIKLLGGDFSSQRVVDKLLVTLSERYETKISSLEDTKDLSKLTVSDLINSLHTVDQRRSMREEEIGGKNEGLLLAKVSFSKGTDNKVQCNHCHKMGHEEKDCWKRSLTFSCEDNSLVPEGHIRIVVGKAQSEEAVVKMEAHYINHPLVNKLLGEEYGYSYEGNSL